A stretch of the Luteolibacter arcticus genome encodes the following:
- the rplK gene encoding 50S ribosomal protein L11, with protein MAKEVVKVIKLQIPAGAANPSPPVGPALGQAGVNIMGFCKEFNAQTQSQAGDVLPVVISVYKDKSFTFITKKPPAGNLLKKAAGLASGSKEPNKIKVGKLTKAKLMEVVAIKMPDLNTKDPEAAARILAGTARQMGLEIEGM; from the coding sequence ATGGCCAAGGAAGTCGTTAAAGTCATCAAGCTCCAGATTCCTGCTGGAGCCGCCAACCCGTCCCCGCCCGTCGGTCCCGCTCTCGGCCAAGCCGGTGTGAATATCATGGGCTTCTGCAAGGAGTTCAACGCCCAGACCCAGAGCCAAGCCGGCGACGTGTTGCCGGTCGTGATCTCGGTCTACAAGGACAAGAGCTTCACCTTCATCACCAAGAAGCCCCCCGCGGGCAACCTGCTGAAGAAGGCCGCTGGTCTTGCCTCCGGTTCCAAGGAGCCGAACAAGATCAAGGTCGGCAAGCTGACCAAGGCCAAGCTCATGGAAGTCGTGGCCATCAAGATGCCCGACCTGAACACCAAGGACCCCGAGGCTGCCGCCCGCATCCTGGCCGGCACCGCCCGCCAGATGGGTCTGGAAATTGAAGGAATGTAA
- the rplA gene encoding 50S ribosomal protein L1: protein MKNRSKRYEKAAALVPAGKSYGLEEAVGTVKKFPAPKFDPTVTVSFHLGVDPRKSDQMVRGSVALPHGSGKNVRVAVFAAGAAAEAATAAGAEFVGFEELIKRVQGGFTDFDVAIATPDAMTEVRKIARVLGPRGLMPNPKTGTVTDDTAKAVKEVKAGRIDYKLDKNGNVSGAVGKSSFSEEALVENARAFIDSVVRAKPPSAKGNFVRSVTVAASMSPGIPLESSVYTKSV, encoded by the coding sequence ATGAAGAACCGCAGCAAGCGCTACGAAAAAGCCGCCGCCCTCGTGCCGGCCGGCAAGTCCTACGGCTTGGAAGAAGCTGTCGGCACCGTGAAGAAATTCCCGGCTCCGAAGTTCGATCCTACCGTCACCGTTTCCTTCCACCTCGGCGTGGATCCCCGCAAGAGCGACCAGATGGTCCGTGGTTCGGTTGCCCTGCCTCACGGCTCCGGCAAGAACGTCCGCGTCGCCGTCTTCGCCGCCGGTGCCGCCGCTGAGGCAGCCACCGCCGCCGGTGCAGAATTCGTCGGCTTCGAGGAACTCATCAAGCGCGTCCAAGGCGGCTTCACCGACTTCGACGTGGCGATCGCCACGCCGGATGCGATGACCGAAGTCCGCAAGATCGCCCGTGTCCTCGGTCCCCGCGGCCTGATGCCGAACCCGAAAACCGGCACCGTGACCGACGACACCGCCAAGGCGGTCAAGGAAGTCAAGGCCGGCCGTATCGACTACAAGCTCGACAAGAACGGCAACGTCTCCGGCGCCGTCGGCAAGTCCTCCTTCTCCGAAGAAGCCCTGGTTGAAAACGCCCGCGCCTTCATCGACAGCGTGGTGCGCGCCAAGCCACCATCCGCCAAGGGCAACTTCGTCCGCAGCGTGACGGTCGCCGCCTCGATGTCCCCGGGCATCCCGCTGGAATCCAGCGTTTACACCAAGTCCGTCTAA
- the rplL gene encoding 50S ribosomal protein L7/L12, whose product MANIEQLVEELGKLTVLEAADLVKKLEETWGVSAAAPVGVAGPAAVAEVAEEKTEFDVVITDGGANKIAVIKAVREVSPGLGLADAKKLVESAPTKVLEGVSKDAAEAAKKKLEEAGAKIDLK is encoded by the coding sequence ATGGCCAATATCGAACAACTCGTTGAAGAACTCGGCAAGCTCACCGTTCTGGAAGCTGCCGACCTCGTGAAGAAGCTGGAAGAGACCTGGGGCGTTTCCGCCGCAGCTCCTGTCGGCGTCGCCGGTCCCGCTGCCGTGGCCGAAGTCGCTGAAGAAAAGACCGAATTCGACGTCGTCATCACCGACGGTGGTGCGAACAAGATCGCCGTCATCAAGGCCGTCCGCGAAGTCTCGCCGGGCCTCGGCCTTGCGGATGCGAAGAAGCTCGTCGAAAGTGCTCCTACCAAGGTGCTCGAAGGTGTCTCCAAGGACGCCGCCGAAGCCGCCAAGAAGAAGCTCGAAGAAGCTGGTGCCAAGATCGACCTCAAGTAA
- the rpoC gene encoding DNA-directed RNA polymerase subunit beta' produces the protein MNVDTNLRELFGVDERPEAFDQVSITVASPDVIRSWSKGEVKNPETINYRTFKPEKGGLFCERIFGPTRDWECACGKYKRIKHKGVVCDRCGVEVTLSRVRRERMGHIELAVPVSHIWFYKCMPSRIGLVLDISARHLERVIYYEDYVVTDPGNTPLERGQLLTENELRDSEEAYGESSFRAGMGAEAIQDLLAQVDLADLAIKLEQELETTRSKQNKKKLSKRLKITQGFAGSKSRPEWMIQTVLPVIPPDLRPLVPLEGGRFATSDLNDLYRRVINRNNRLKNLLQLKTPEVIIRNEKRMLQEAVDALFDNGRHGRAVTGAGNRPLKSLSDMLKGKGGRFRQNLLGKRVDYSGRSVIVIGPDLTLNQCGLPKKMALTLFEPFIIRRLKELGYCHTVRSAKKMIDRKTPEVWDILAEVTKGHPVFLNRAPTLHRLSIQAFEPKLIEGEAIRVHPLVCTAYNADFDGDQMAVHVPLSVEAQMEARQLMLAPNNIFSPASGRPITTPSQDIILGSYYLTWAPVRTQKDREKQEHLPLFENSSEVEFAIASRKVGYHQWIRIRNPNFGKPGTVYGDHESKILETTPGRVRFNEIWPEGLGFINRTIGKKQMSDIIWRTYQVSGQKATVLTLDALKSLGFREATRSGTSIGIVDMVVPEEKPAIIADAYAQVDKVTKQYRNGVITDGERYQKVVDIWTHATDTIASALYRKIEFNDGKPGASPLFMMVDSGARGNKSQIKQLSGMRGLMAKPSGEIIERPITSNFREGLSVLEYFISTHGARKGLADTALKTADSGYMTRKLVDVAQDVIVTQFDCGTANGIVVAPIYDGDEEAASLALRIYGRTSCEQVKDPVTGQIALDYDELVDENSAKAVERIGYEKLKIRSVLTCESKRGCCAKCYGLNLATGKPVKIGEAVGIIAAQSIGEPGTQLTMRTFHVGGVAAATFKQPIIKAKNTGRVIYKDLRTVESAEGKWVVLNKNGSVSIRDKEGLELESQLIVIGSVIEIKDGDDVKKGDTVATWDPYNVPILTEKGGKVEFRDMISGITVTNETDKETGKKVMVVTEHKEDLHPQVVIADEKTKEVRASYSIPVGAHLSVKEGEVVTGGTQLAKTPRKVARTKDITGGLPRVAELFEARKPKDACVIAKIEGEVSFGGTVRGKKKVIVTDSDSGEQVEHLVPMGRHIIVTDGDRVKRGDQITEGPVSPEDLLEACGAQELQEHLVNEVQSVYRVQGVEINDKHIEIIIRQMLRKVKITDPGDADQLLWGDQIDRSSFNRINDGIVASGGKPAEAEPVLLGITKASLETDSFISAASFQDTTRVLTEAATLGKVDYLTGFKENVIMGHLIPAGSGFDCHRDTEIEFTVEEPEPIFVPKEPQGEEMGVVESA, from the coding sequence ATGAACGTTGACACCAATCTTCGCGAACTTTTCGGCGTGGACGAGCGGCCGGAAGCCTTTGACCAGGTTTCCATCACCGTGGCATCCCCGGACGTCATCCGCTCTTGGTCCAAGGGCGAGGTGAAGAACCCGGAAACCATCAATTACCGGACCTTCAAGCCGGAAAAAGGCGGCCTCTTCTGCGAGCGGATCTTCGGACCCACCCGTGACTGGGAGTGCGCCTGCGGCAAGTACAAGCGCATCAAGCACAAGGGCGTCGTCTGCGACCGTTGCGGCGTGGAAGTCACCCTGAGCCGCGTCCGCCGCGAGCGCATGGGCCACATCGAGCTGGCTGTGCCCGTGTCGCACATCTGGTTCTACAAGTGCATGCCGTCCCGCATCGGCTTGGTGCTGGACATCAGCGCCCGCCACCTGGAGCGCGTCATTTACTACGAGGACTACGTCGTCACCGACCCGGGCAATACCCCGCTCGAGCGCGGCCAACTCCTCACGGAGAACGAGCTCCGCGATTCCGAGGAAGCCTATGGTGAGTCCTCCTTCCGCGCCGGGATGGGTGCGGAGGCGATCCAGGACCTGCTCGCGCAGGTCGATCTGGCCGATCTGGCCATCAAGCTGGAGCAAGAGCTGGAAACCACCCGCTCGAAGCAGAACAAGAAGAAGCTCTCGAAGCGCCTGAAGATCACCCAAGGGTTTGCCGGCTCCAAGTCGCGCCCCGAGTGGATGATCCAGACCGTGCTGCCGGTGATCCCGCCGGACCTGCGTCCGCTGGTCCCGCTGGAAGGTGGTCGTTTCGCGACCTCCGACCTCAACGACCTCTATCGCCGCGTCATCAACCGCAACAACCGTCTCAAGAACCTCCTCCAGCTCAAGACGCCGGAGGTCATCATCCGCAACGAAAAGCGGATGCTGCAAGAGGCTGTTGACGCGCTCTTCGACAACGGCCGCCACGGTCGTGCCGTCACCGGCGCTGGCAACCGTCCGCTGAAGTCCCTGAGCGACATGCTCAAGGGCAAGGGCGGCCGCTTCCGTCAGAACCTGCTCGGCAAGCGCGTCGACTACTCGGGCCGCTCCGTCATCGTCATTGGTCCGGACCTCACGCTCAACCAGTGCGGTCTGCCGAAGAAGATGGCGCTCACCTTGTTCGAGCCCTTCATCATCCGTCGCCTCAAGGAACTCGGCTACTGCCACACGGTTCGCTCGGCGAAGAAGATGATCGACCGCAAGACCCCGGAAGTCTGGGACATCCTCGCGGAAGTCACCAAGGGTCACCCGGTGTTCCTGAACCGCGCACCGACGCTTCACCGTCTCTCGATCCAGGCCTTCGAACCGAAGCTGATCGAAGGTGAGGCCATCCGCGTCCACCCGCTCGTCTGCACGGCTTACAACGCCGACTTCGACGGTGACCAGATGGCCGTGCACGTGCCGCTCTCGGTCGAGGCCCAGATGGAAGCGCGCCAGCTGATGCTCGCGCCGAACAACATCTTCTCGCCCGCGTCCGGTCGCCCGATCACGACGCCGTCGCAGGACATCATCCTTGGCTCGTACTACCTCACCTGGGCGCCAGTGCGCACCCAGAAGGATCGCGAAAAGCAGGAGCACCTCCCGCTGTTCGAGAACTCCTCCGAGGTCGAATTCGCCATCGCTTCGCGCAAGGTCGGCTATCACCAGTGGATCCGCATCCGCAACCCGAACTTCGGGAAGCCGGGCACGGTCTATGGCGATCACGAGAGCAAGATCCTCGAGACCACCCCGGGTCGCGTCCGCTTCAATGAAATCTGGCCTGAAGGTCTGGGCTTCATCAACCGGACCATCGGCAAGAAGCAGATGTCCGACATCATCTGGCGCACCTACCAGGTGTCCGGCCAGAAGGCCACGGTCCTAACCCTCGACGCGCTCAAGAGCCTCGGCTTCCGCGAAGCCACCCGCTCCGGCACCTCGATCGGTATCGTCGACATGGTCGTCCCGGAAGAAAAGCCGGCGATCATTGCCGATGCCTACGCCCAGGTGGACAAGGTGACCAAGCAGTACCGCAACGGCGTCATCACCGACGGCGAGCGCTACCAGAAGGTCGTCGACATCTGGACCCACGCCACCGACACCATCGCCTCCGCGCTCTATCGCAAGATCGAGTTCAACGACGGCAAGCCGGGTGCGAGCCCGCTGTTCATGATGGTCGACTCCGGCGCCCGTGGTAACAAGTCGCAGATCAAGCAGCTCTCCGGCATGCGCGGCCTCATGGCCAAGCCGTCCGGTGAGATCATTGAGCGCCCGATCACGTCGAACTTCCGCGAAGGTCTGTCCGTGTTGGAATACTTCATTTCCACTCACGGCGCCCGCAAGGGTCTGGCCGATACCGCGCTCAAGACGGCGGACTCGGGTTACATGACCCGCAAGCTCGTGGACGTGGCCCAGGACGTGATTGTCACGCAATTCGATTGCGGCACCGCCAACGGCATCGTCGTCGCGCCGATCTATGATGGTGACGAAGAGGCTGCCTCGCTGGCCCTGCGTATCTACGGTCGTACCTCGTGCGAACAGGTCAAGGATCCGGTCACCGGCCAGATCGCGCTCGATTACGACGAGCTCGTGGACGAGAACTCGGCCAAGGCGGTCGAACGCATCGGCTACGAGAAGCTGAAGATCCGCTCGGTGCTCACCTGCGAATCGAAGCGCGGTTGTTGCGCGAAGTGCTACGGCCTGAACCTCGCCACCGGTAAGCCGGTGAAGATCGGTGAAGCCGTCGGTATCATCGCTGCCCAATCGATCGGGGAACCCGGCACGCAGCTCACGATGCGTACCTTCCACGTCGGTGGTGTGGCTGCTGCAACGTTCAAGCAGCCGATCATCAAGGCGAAGAACACCGGCCGCGTGATCTACAAGGACCTCCGCACCGTCGAAAGCGCCGAAGGCAAGTGGGTCGTGCTCAACAAGAACGGCTCCGTGTCCATCCGCGACAAGGAAGGCCTGGAGCTGGAAAGCCAGCTGATCGTCATCGGTTCCGTCATTGAGATCAAAGACGGCGACGACGTGAAGAAGGGCGACACCGTTGCCACCTGGGATCCTTACAACGTGCCGATTCTCACTGAGAAGGGCGGTAAGGTGGAATTCCGCGACATGATCTCGGGCATCACCGTTACCAACGAGACGGACAAGGAAACCGGCAAGAAGGTCATGGTGGTCACCGAGCACAAGGAAGACCTCCACCCGCAGGTCGTCATCGCGGACGAGAAGACCAAGGAAGTCCGTGCGTCTTACTCGATCCCGGTCGGCGCTCACCTTTCCGTCAAGGAAGGCGAAGTGGTCACGGGGGGCACGCAGCTCGCCAAGACTCCCCGCAAGGTGGCCCGCACCAAGGACATCACCGGTGGTCTGCCGCGCGTTGCCGAGCTCTTCGAAGCCCGCAAGCCGAAGGACGCCTGCGTGATCGCCAAGATCGAAGGGGAGGTCTCCTTCGGTGGCACTGTCCGCGGTAAGAAGAAGGTCATCGTCACCGACTCCGACTCCGGCGAACAGGTCGAGCACTTGGTCCCGATGGGCCGCCACATCATCGTCACTGATGGTGACCGCGTGAAGCGCGGCGACCAGATCACGGAAGGCCCTGTTTCTCCGGAAGACCTCCTCGAGGCTTGCGGCGCTCAGGAACTCCAGGAGCACTTGGTCAACGAGGTGCAGTCCGTTTACCGCGTCCAAGGCGTGGAAATCAACGACAAGCACATCGAGATCATCATCCGCCAGATGCTGCGCAAGGTGAAGATCACCGACCCGGGCGACGCTGATCAGCTCCTCTGGGGCGACCAGATCGACCGCTCGTCCTTCAACCGCATCAACGACGGCATCGTCGCCAGCGGTGGTAAGCCGGCGGAAGCCGAACCGGTGCTGCTTGGCATCACCAAGGCCTCGCTCGAGACCGACTCGTTCATCTCCGCGGCGTCCTTCCAGGACACCACCCGCGTGCTGACCGAAGCGGCGACGCTCGGCAAGGTGGACTACCTGACGGGCTTCAAGGAGAACGTCATCATGGGTCACCTGATCCCGGCGGGCTCCGGCTTCGACTGTCACCGCGACACCGAGATCGAGTTCACCGTGGAAGAGCCCGAGCCGATCTTCGTTCCGAAGGAGCCTCAGGGCGAGGAGATGGGCGTGGTCGAAAGCGCCTGA
- the rpoB gene encoding DNA-directed RNA polymerase subunit beta, which yields MADRLHFGKIEEVIEPPNLIEVQSRSYEEFMQKDTSASDRTDTGLQAVFREVFPIKSYDEAIELDFVAYDIEDPKITSLEALRTGESFSAALYVTFKLKDETGTKKERVYMGELPMMTRRGTFIINGAERVIVSQLHRSPGICFETSQHLNGKILHSFRIIPDRGSWLEVQFDTNDLLYVYLDRRRRRRKFLATTFLRALGYPTDRDIVTNFYNVETLKLKEEMDEQELGHKVPFEDILDGELVVAKAYEPLTIGIVRQLIALGNKQVEVIDGREDEILLKSLRKDPAKDEDSALKDIYRKLRPGDPPTAANARALLKRLFFDPKKYDLTRVGRYKINSKLESKVDPDERIMVPQDFLAAVKYLLKLKKGEGVIDDIDHLGSRRVRAVGELLSNQCRVGLARTERLVKERMTLFDVNIEGMTPQKLINPKALSAVVRDFFGRSQLSQFMDQTNPLAELTHKRRLSALGPGGLNRDRAGFEVRDVHPSHYGRICPIETPEGPNIGLINSMCTYARINEFGFIETPYRKVKNGKVTNDIEYLTADQEEKFLIGQANNPIDKSGKYLNERVTARERGGEFIEVAPNDVNYMDVSPKQLVSVAAGLIPFLEHDDANRALMGSNMQRQGVPLLVSDSPYVGTGLEGKTARDSRAVIVAELDGIVAAATAEMIVTSPDGKLPVADEKFLSDPESVKTNLDKGIMAYPLRKFMRSNAGTCINQKPICKKGQKIKKGDVLADGPNTEKGELALGRNVLVAFMPWNGYNFEDAIVISERVKKEDIYTSIHIAEFDVAARDTKLGPEEITRDIPNVGEEALKNLDHDGIIRVGAEVKPGDILVGKITPKSETELAPEERLLRAIFGEKAADVKDTSLRVPSGCTGIVQDIRVSSHGNARKRAEKVDPVELKKQLKKINDEHKKKADKLTDDLTEKLSDILLGEKIPLDVVNAQTGEIIIPANRKITKTLLRKLASVHDHIEIDPSPIRNKILEIIGSFEARFQELDTERERKLDQLEAGDEVDPGVIKEVKVFIAAKRKLSVGDKMAGRHGNKGVVATIVPEEDMPYLADGTPVDIVLNPLGVPSRMNVGQVLETHLGVAAKALGFKIATPIFDGIHESKIWEFMSQAKQVDGYTWIGDGKDGTTGGKSTLYDGRTGEAFHQPVVVGIIYMLKLGHLVADKIHARAVGPYSLVTQQPLGGKAQYGGQRFGEMEVWALEAYGAAYTLQELLTVKSDDVQGRTRIYEAIVKGDNNLEAGTPESFNVLIKEMQSLGLDVRPGRRGAGGPGGAPSVGGVDDFSLDDLTL from the coding sequence ATGGCCGACCGTCTCCACTTCGGGAAAATCGAGGAAGTCATCGAACCGCCGAACCTGATCGAGGTTCAGAGCCGCTCCTATGAGGAGTTCATGCAGAAGGACACGTCTGCCAGCGATCGCACCGATACCGGTCTGCAAGCTGTCTTCCGCGAGGTATTCCCCATCAAGAGCTACGATGAAGCAATCGAGCTCGACTTCGTCGCCTACGACATCGAGGACCCGAAGATTACTTCGCTCGAGGCCCTGCGCACCGGCGAAAGCTTCTCTGCCGCGCTCTACGTGACCTTCAAGCTGAAGGACGAGACCGGCACCAAGAAAGAGCGCGTGTACATGGGCGAACTGCCGATGATGACCCGCCGCGGTACCTTCATCATCAACGGTGCCGAGCGTGTCATCGTTTCCCAGCTCCATCGCTCGCCGGGTATCTGCTTCGAAACCTCGCAGCACCTCAACGGCAAGATCCTCCACAGCTTCCGAATCATCCCTGACCGCGGATCCTGGCTGGAAGTGCAGTTCGACACGAACGACCTGCTTTACGTTTACCTCGACCGCCGCCGCCGCCGCCGGAAGTTCCTGGCGACCACGTTCCTGCGTGCCCTCGGCTACCCGACCGACCGCGACATCGTCACGAATTTCTACAATGTCGAGACGCTGAAGCTGAAGGAAGAGATGGACGAGCAGGAGCTCGGCCACAAGGTTCCCTTCGAAGACATCCTGGATGGCGAATTGGTCGTGGCGAAGGCCTACGAGCCGCTCACCATCGGCATCGTCCGCCAGCTCATCGCTCTCGGTAACAAGCAGGTCGAAGTGATCGACGGCCGTGAGGATGAAATCCTTCTCAAGTCCCTGCGCAAGGATCCCGCCAAGGATGAGGACAGCGCGCTCAAGGACATCTACCGCAAGCTGCGCCCCGGCGACCCGCCGACCGCCGCGAATGCCCGTGCGCTGCTCAAGCGTCTCTTCTTCGACCCGAAGAAGTACGACCTGACCCGCGTCGGCCGTTATAAGATCAACAGCAAGCTCGAGAGCAAGGTCGATCCGGACGAGCGCATTATGGTGCCCCAGGACTTCCTGGCCGCCGTGAAGTACCTGCTCAAGCTCAAGAAGGGCGAAGGCGTCATTGACGACATCGACCACCTTGGCTCGCGCCGTGTGCGTGCCGTGGGTGAGCTGCTTTCCAACCAGTGCCGCGTGGGCCTCGCCCGCACCGAGCGTCTGGTGAAGGAGCGCATGACCTTGTTCGACGTGAACATCGAGGGCATGACCCCGCAGAAGCTGATCAACCCGAAGGCCCTCTCGGCCGTCGTGCGCGACTTCTTCGGCCGGTCCCAGCTTTCGCAGTTCATGGACCAGACGAATCCGCTGGCCGAGCTGACTCACAAGCGCCGTCTGTCCGCCCTCGGACCTGGCGGTCTCAACCGTGACCGCGCCGGCTTCGAAGTCCGCGACGTTCATCCTTCGCACTACGGCCGTATCTGCCCGATCGAGACCCCGGAAGGTCCGAACATCGGTCTGATCAACTCGATGTGTACCTATGCTCGTATCAACGAGTTCGGTTTCATCGAAACCCCGTACCGCAAGGTCAAGAACGGCAAGGTCACCAACGACATCGAGTATCTCACCGCCGACCAGGAAGAAAAGTTCCTCATCGGCCAGGCGAACAATCCGATCGACAAGTCCGGCAAGTACCTAAACGAACGCGTGACCGCCCGTGAGCGCGGCGGCGAGTTCATCGAAGTCGCCCCGAACGATGTCAACTACATGGACGTTTCGCCGAAGCAGCTCGTCTCCGTGGCTGCCGGTCTGATCCCGTTCCTCGAGCACGACGACGCCAACCGCGCGCTGATGGGCTCGAACATGCAGCGTCAGGGCGTGCCGCTCCTCGTTTCCGATTCGCCGTACGTCGGCACCGGTCTCGAAGGCAAGACGGCCCGTGACTCGCGTGCGGTCATCGTTGCGGAACTCGACGGCATCGTTGCCGCCGCCACCGCGGAAATGATTGTCACTTCCCCCGACGGCAAGCTGCCGGTCGCCGACGAGAAGTTCCTCTCCGATCCTGAGTCGGTGAAGACCAATCTCGACAAGGGCATCATGGCTTACCCGCTGCGGAAGTTCATGCGCTCCAACGCCGGCACCTGCATCAACCAGAAGCCGATCTGCAAGAAGGGCCAGAAGATCAAGAAGGGCGATGTCCTTGCTGACGGCCCGAACACCGAGAAGGGCGAGCTTGCGCTCGGCCGGAACGTGCTCGTCGCCTTCATGCCTTGGAACGGCTACAACTTCGAGGATGCCATCGTCATCTCCGAGCGGGTGAAGAAGGAGGATATCTACACCTCCATTCACATCGCCGAGTTCGACGTGGCGGCCCGCGATACCAAGCTGGGTCCGGAAGAAATCACCCGGGACATCCCGAACGTCGGTGAAGAAGCGCTCAAGAATCTCGACCACGACGGCATCATCCGCGTCGGTGCCGAGGTGAAGCCGGGCGACATCCTCGTCGGCAAGATCACGCCGAAGTCCGAGACCGAACTCGCCCCGGAAGAGCGGCTGCTGCGCGCCATTTTCGGTGAGAAGGCCGCGGACGTGAAGGACACCTCGCTGCGTGTTCCTTCCGGCTGCACCGGCATCGTCCAGGACATCCGCGTCTCCTCTCACGGCAATGCCCGCAAGCGCGCCGAGAAGGTCGATCCGGTCGAGCTCAAGAAGCAGCTCAAGAAAATCAACGACGAGCACAAGAAGAAGGCCGACAAGCTGACCGACGACCTGACGGAGAAGCTTTCCGACATTCTGCTCGGCGAGAAGATCCCGCTCGACGTGGTCAACGCTCAGACCGGTGAGATCATCATCCCTGCGAACCGCAAGATCACCAAGACCCTGCTGCGCAAGCTGGCCTCGGTGCACGATCACATCGAAATCGATCCATCCCCGATCCGGAACAAGATCCTGGAAATCATCGGTTCCTTCGAAGCCCGCTTCCAGGAGCTTGACACCGAGCGCGAGCGCAAGCTCGACCAGCTCGAAGCCGGCGACGAAGTCGACCCCGGCGTTATCAAGGAAGTGAAGGTCTTCATCGCCGCCAAGCGCAAGCTCTCGGTGGGTGACAAGATGGCCGGTCGTCACGGTAACAAGGGTGTTGTCGCGACCATCGTCCCGGAAGAAGACATGCCCTACCTGGCGGACGGAACTCCGGTGGACATCGTGCTCAACCCGCTCGGCGTGCCATCCCGTATGAACGTCGGTCAGGTGCTTGAGACCCACCTCGGCGTTGCTGCCAAGGCGCTCGGCTTCAAGATCGCCACGCCGATTTTCGACGGCATCCACGAGTCCAAGATCTGGGAATTCATGTCCCAGGCGAAGCAAGTGGACGGCTACACCTGGATCGGCGACGGGAAGGACGGCACCACGGGGGGCAAGTCCACCCTGTATGACGGCCGCACCGGCGAAGCCTTCCACCAGCCAGTCGTGGTCGGTATCATCTACATGCTGAAGCTCGGTCACTTGGTCGCGGACAAGATCCACGCCCGTGCCGTCGGTCCCTACTCGCTCGTCACCCAGCAGCCGCTCGGTGGTAAGGCGCAATACGGTGGCCAGCGCTTCGGGGAAATGGAAGTCTGGGCCCTCGAGGCCTACGGCGCCGCCTACACCCTGCAGGAACTCCTCACCGTCAAGTCCGACGACGTGCAAGGACGCACGCGCATCTACGAAGCGATCGTCAAGGGCGACAACAACCTGGAAGCCGGCACGCCGGAATCCTTCAACGTCCTCATCAAGGAAATGCAATCCCTTGGCCTCGACGTCCGCCCCGGACGCCGCGGTGCCGGTGGCCCCGGCGGCGCACCGTCGGTCGGCGGTGTCGACGACTTCTCGCTCGACGACCTCACCCTTTGA
- the nusG gene encoding transcription termination/antitermination protein NusG, giving the protein MPAPSPENQWYVVHVLSGQEGRVRERILRQRESEEMGEFIYEVLVPTEMVSEIRRGKKTSTKRKFFPGYIIVNMNLLTPDNQLVERTWYFIKEMEGVIGFAGTKDRPIPMRQGEVDAMLSQIKEREEHARPAISFEVGDTVKVADGPFQSQNGIVEEIDPERGKLRVAVTIFGRSTPVELEYWQVERA; this is encoded by the coding sequence ATGCCTGCCCCGTCTCCAGAGAACCAGTGGTACGTTGTCCATGTCCTGTCCGGACAGGAAGGCCGCGTGAGGGAGCGCATCCTGCGCCAGCGCGAATCCGAGGAGATGGGTGAATTCATCTACGAAGTGCTGGTTCCCACCGAGATGGTGTCCGAGATCCGCCGCGGCAAGAAGACCTCCACCAAGCGGAAGTTCTTCCCCGGCTACATCATCGTGAACATGAACCTGCTCACGCCCGACAACCAGCTCGTCGAGAGGACCTGGTACTTCATCAAGGAGATGGAAGGCGTGATCGGCTTCGCCGGAACCAAGGACCGTCCGATCCCGATGCGCCAAGGCGAGGTGGACGCCATGCTTTCCCAAATCAAGGAGCGCGAAGAGCACGCGCGCCCCGCGATCAGTTTCGAAGTCGGCGACACCGTGAAGGTGGCCGACGGTCCGTTCCAGAGCCAGAATGGCATCGTCGAGGAAATCGACCCCGAGCGCGGCAAGCTGCGCGTTGCGGTCACGATCTTCGGCCGCTCGACGCCCGTGGAACTCGAATACTGGCAGGTCGAACGCGCCTGA
- the rplJ gene encoding 50S ribosomal protein L10: MNPDKKVIIDGLLEKVNASPYVLVVDYTGMTVPQFSELRNRLNAAGAECHVAKNTYVKKALAEAGRPDIGDSLVGQTAFITGEAEVFAAAKAIKNFEKEFKKPEMKVGILGDAVLDADKLKAIADIPSREAILSQLLATILEPSTRIARVIQKKFNPDADSKKDEAEESTEAAEAPAAEAPAAEAAAEPVAEAAAEPAAEA, from the coding sequence ATGAATCCCGACAAGAAAGTCATCATCGACGGTCTGCTCGAAAAGGTGAACGCCTCGCCGTACGTGCTCGTGGTGGATTACACCGGCATGACGGTCCCGCAGTTCTCCGAGCTCCGCAACCGCCTCAATGCGGCCGGCGCCGAGTGCCACGTCGCCAAGAACACCTACGTGAAGAAGGCCCTCGCCGAAGCCGGTCGCCCGGATATTGGCGACTCGCTGGTCGGCCAGACCGCCTTCATCACCGGTGAGGCCGAAGTCTTCGCCGCCGCCAAGGCCATCAAGAACTTCGAAAAGGAGTTCAAGAAGCCGGAAATGAAGGTCGGCATCCTGGGTGACGCCGTCCTTGACGCCGACAAGCTCAAGGCAATCGCCGACATCCCGTCCCGCGAAGCCATCCTTTCCCAACTGCTTGCCACGATCCTCGAGCCGTCCACCCGGATCGCCCGTGTCATCCAGAAGAAGTTCAATCCCGACGCCGACTCCAAGAAGGACGAAGCCGAAGAATCCACCGAAGCTGCAGAAGCTCCGGCTGCCGAGGCACCTGCTGCCGAAGCTGCCGCCGAGCCGGTGGCGGAAGCCGCCGCGGAACCTGCCGCCGAAGCCTGA